Part of the Streptomyces europaeiscabiei genome is shown below.
CGGCTGAAGACGAACCCGAAGCGGGCGTCGGTCGAGGCCAGTCGGTAGTCCGCGGGAAGGACGATGGTCGATCCACCGCCGACCGCGGCGCCGCGCACCGCGGCTATGACCGGCTTGTTCATCTCGTAGATGCGCAGGGCGCAGCGGCCGGCCGGCTCCTTCCAGTTCTCGTCGAACTCGGCTGGCAGGCCACTGGTGTCGAAACCGCCGCCGGAGAGGTCGGCACCGATGCAGAAGTTGCCGCCCGTGGCAGTGAAGATCACTACGCGCACGCCCGAATCGGCGTCGGCCAGATCGAAGGCTTCCACGAGCTCGTCAGCCAGTGCCGGGGTGTACGCGTTGCCTGTCTTGGGGTCGTCGAGCGCGATCGTCGCAACTCCGTCCGCCACCTCGTAGTGGATCAGGTTAAAGGTGGACACGCATCATTCCTTTCTGACAATTTTATCGAGTTCATGGAGTGAGACCTGTGCGAAGCGACTCTGCTGAGTCGGCAAGGCTGGTCGCTAGCGATGAGCATCGTGACTTCGGTCATCGTCCGCAGTACTTGACTATTTTGTCAATTCAACTAGCGTGATCACTGTCATCGCATCCGTTGCACGATGGGCCCGTATGCGCCGGGGCGCTCGAAGGGACAGAAACACCTGATGGACATCCAGTTCGACTTCAGCGGGAAGACCGTCGTGGTCTTCGGCGGCACGACCGGCATCAACCTCTCCATCGCGGAGGCGTTCGCCCAGCGTGGCGCCGACGTCGCGGTTTCCAGCCGCAAGCAGGACAACGTGGACGCCGCTGTGGTGCAGTTGGCCAAGCACGGTGGGAAGGTCCTCGGGTATGCCTCGGACGTGCGGAACATGGAGTCGGTCGCCCGCGTCTTCGAGGCGGTCCGCGCCGAGTGGGGGACGGTCGACGTGCTCGTCTCTGGCGCGGCCGGCAACTTCCTCGCCGAAGCGAACGGGCTGTCGTCCAATGGCTTCAAGGTGGTTGTAGACATCGACCTGAACGGCACGTTCCACGTGCTGCGCGCAGGGTATGAGCATCTCTCCCCGGGCGCGTCGGTTATCAGCCTCACCGCTCCTCAGGCGGTGATCCCCATGCGTTACCAGGCCCATGTATGTGCGGCCAAGGCCGGTGTGGACCAGCTGACACGGGTCCTCGCCCTGGAATGGGGAGCCAGGGGCATCCGGGTCAACGCCATCTCACCGGGCGCTATCGCGGGCACCGAGGGGTACACGCGACTGTCGCCGCCCGACGACCCCGGAGGGCAGCAGATCGCGCGAGATGTTCCGCTGGGCCGGCTGGGCACGAAGGACGACATCGCCTCGCTCGCGATGTTCCTGTCGTCCTCGGCGGCCTCGTACATCTCGGGCGCTGTCATTCCGTGTGACGGCGCGGGTGCCGTCGACGGCATCAAGCCCGTCATCGAGGCAGCCGGGGCACTTGTCGTCGGCTCGCAGGGGTGAGGCCGACATGAAGCTGCCCGTCCCGGGACCGGAGCTGCGCCGGATCGGCCGTATCGCTCTGGGAGACATCGTCCACCGTTCCGCCGAGAGGTGCGGCGACCGCGTCGCCGTGATCGACGGTGAGCGCACCCTCACCCATCGGGACCTCGACGCGCTGAGCTCGCGCTTCGCCCACCATCTGCTCAGCGTGCTGCCGCCTCGTACGACTGTGGCCACGCTGACAGGGAACTCGGCCGAGATGCTGGCTTGTCTCTTCGGCATCAGCAAGGCGGCCATGGTCTGGGTGCCCGTCAACGTGCAACTGACCGCCTCCAGCATCGAGTACATCCTCGAACATGCCGAGGTCGAATACGCGGTCGTCGACCAGGAACTGCTCGAGCGGCAGGATATCGCCGCCGTCCTCGACCGGCTCGGCATCACCGCGGTCGCGATCGGCCCTGGGAACGGGAAGCGGGTCGCCGGTTTCGCCGAGGTGACCGCAGGTCAGCCAGAGGATCTGCCCGACGTCGACATCGGCGGCGACGATCTCGCCCTGGTGATGTACACCAGTGGCACGACAGGGCATCCCAAAGGAGCGATGCACACGCATCTCTCCGTCTTCAGCACAGTGATGGCGAACATGGCCACCCACCTCATGCGCGAGGACGACATCCTGTCAGGCTGCCTGCCGCTGTTCCACTGTGCCCAGCACGCGATGACGACGTCCGTTCTGGCCGCGGGCGGTGCCGTAGCGCTCACCCGCGGGTTCACCCCCGACGCGGGCCTCGAACTCATAGAGCGCCGACGGGTGACCATATTTGGCGGACTGCCCATGATGTTCGCCGTCATGCTGCGGCACGAGCGGGCCCGCAGTGCGGACTTCTCGTCGGTCCGGCTGGCGCTGTACGCGATGGCCGCCATGCCCCGGCCGCTCATCGAGCAGATCTCGCGCGCCATGGACGCCGACGTGTGGCTGGTCACCGGCCAGACCGAGGCGTACCCGATCACGATGGCCTTCCGCGCCCTAGAGCATCCGCACCTTGACGCGAACTACTGGGGGATCTCGACGGCGCTGTGCGAGACGAAGATCATGGACGATCAGGGCCGCCTGCTCGGCCCGGGCCAACCGGGCGAGATCGTGCACCGGGGCCCGAACGTCATGGCCGGGTACCTGAAGGATCCCGACGCTACAGCGGCGGCCCAGCGGTTCGGCTGGCATCACACCGGGGACCTTGGCGTGATCGACGACAGCGGCCAGCTGCTTTTCTTGGACCGCACGAAGGACATGATCAAGTCCGGTGGGGAGAACGTCCCCAGCATCAAGGTCGAGTCAGTGCTTCTGGCACATCCGGAGGTCGCCAACGCCGCGGTGATCGGGGTGCCGCACGCGCACTGGGGCGAGGCGATCGTAGCCGTCGTCATCCTGCGTGACGAGGCGCGCTCGACCGCCGCTGACCTCATCGAACATGCCAGGGCGCATCTTGGCAGGTTCGAGTCCCCGAAGGAGATTGTGATCGTCGAGGATCTGCCGACCACGGCGACCGGAAAGACCCAGAAGGTGGAGCTGCGCAGGGCCTATCAGAACCTGTTCGACGCCTGAGGGCTCCGTTGTGAGAGCGGTGGCAAACCTGCGGTTCGGGAGGGGCTCATCGCGACCACACGGCGGAGCCGCGCATAAGCACACAGCCCCGCGTCCCTTACGCGCGTGCGGACTTCGCCGAGGCCGTTCAGGGCCTTTCTTCCCGACCGGGTCGGCTCCGAGTGGCACCGCCTGCCTCATACGGGCACGCGCCACGGGCAGGACCGCGGCACACATCCCGTCCCAGCGGAGGGCGCGCCCTCGTCAAGGAGAGGAAAGAAGGATTCGTGGATCACGATCAGGCTGCTGGAAGCGGGCGGACGATACGGGTCGGCAACTGCTCGGGCTTCTACGGAGACCGGCTGTCCGCGATGCGGGAGATGCTGGAAGCCGGCCCGCTCGACTATCTGACGGGCGACTACCTTGCCGAGCTGACCATGCTCATCCTCGGCAAGGACCGTCGCAAGGATCCCTCGCTGGGTTACGCGAGAACCTTCCTGCGCCAGCTCACCGACTGCCTTGCTCTCGCCCGCGAGAGGAGGGTGCGCATCGTGGTGAACGCTGGCGGGCTCAACCCGTCCGGTCTGGCCGCAGCGGTGCGAACTCTGGCCCGGGAGCAGTCCGTCGAAGTCAACGTGGCGCATGTCGAGGGTGATGACCTGCTTGACGCTGCCGAGGAGCGTGGTTGGAAGGGTGTGCTGACGGCCAACGCCTACCTCGGGGCATTCGGAATCGCCGAG
Proteins encoded:
- a CDS encoding class I adenylate-forming enzyme family protein, with product MKLPVPGPELRRIGRIALGDIVHRSAERCGDRVAVIDGERTLTHRDLDALSSRFAHHLLSVLPPRTTVATLTGNSAEMLACLFGISKAAMVWVPVNVQLTASSIEYILEHAEVEYAVVDQELLERQDIAAVLDRLGITAVAIGPGNGKRVAGFAEVTAGQPEDLPDVDIGGDDLALVMYTSGTTGHPKGAMHTHLSVFSTVMANMATHLMREDDILSGCLPLFHCAQHAMTTSVLAAGGAVALTRGFTPDAGLELIERRRVTIFGGLPMMFAVMLRHERARSADFSSVRLALYAMAAMPRPLIEQISRAMDADVWLVTGQTEAYPITMAFRALEHPHLDANYWGISTALCETKIMDDQGRLLGPGQPGEIVHRGPNVMAGYLKDPDATAAAQRFGWHHTGDLGVIDDSGQLLFLDRTKDMIKSGGENVPSIKVESVLLAHPEVANAAVIGVPHAHWGEAIVAVVILRDEARSTAADLIEHARAHLGRFESPKEIVIVEDLPTTATGKTQKVELRRAYQNLFDA
- a CDS encoding SDR family oxidoreductase; protein product: MDIQFDFSGKTVVVFGGTTGINLSIAEAFAQRGADVAVSSRKQDNVDAAVVQLAKHGGKVLGYASDVRNMESVARVFEAVRAEWGTVDVLVSGAAGNFLAEANGLSSNGFKVVVDIDLNGTFHVLRAGYEHLSPGASVISLTAPQAVIPMRYQAHVCAAKAGVDQLTRVLALEWGARGIRVNAISPGAIAGTEGYTRLSPPDDPGGQQIARDVPLGRLGTKDDIASLAMFLSSSAASYISGAVIPCDGAGAVDGIKPVIEAAGALVVGSQG